The genomic interval ACGGGTCACGGCACGGATGTAATTAAAGTAGAAGGTGTCGAGTCACTACACGGTGGGCGTTACGATGTGATGCCAGACCGAATTGAAACCGGAACGTTCTTGGTTGCTGCTGCCGCTACAGGAGGCAAGGTACTATTAAAAGATACCCGCGCTGATATTTTAGAATCCGTCATTCATAAGCTAGAAGAAGCGGGTGCTGCCGTTGAGGTTGGTGAAGATTGGATCAGCTTGGATATGACAGGTCGCCAGCTAAAAGCTGTGAGTTTAAAAACTGCGCCGTATCCTGCTTTCCCAACGGATATGCAAGCCCAATTCTTGGTGATGAATGTGGTTGCCGAAGGCACCGCCAGTGTTACAGAAACCATATTTGAAAACCGTTTTATGCACGTACAAGAACTGGCCCGAATGGGAGCGCATATCGAATTGCAAGGCAATACTTGTATCACCCGTGGTGGTGATAAGTTAAAAGGTGCACCTGTGATGGCTACCGATCTACGTGCTTCTGCCAGCTTAGTAATTGCGGCAATTTTAGCGGAAGGCGAAACCGTTGTAGACCGTATCTATCATATTGACCGCGGTTACGAATGTATTGAAGAGAAGCTCCAATTGCTTGGCGCCAATATTCGTCGAGTACCAAAATAGGAAAAGCAATGAGTCAGCAGCCCTTAACCATCGCGTTATCAAAAGGCCGAATTTTAGATGACACCTTGCCGCTGTTTGAAGAAGCGGGCATCGTGCCAGCGGAAGACATTAAAAAAAGCCGTAAACTGATTTTTGATACCAATCATGATCACATTAAGTTGGTTGTCATCCGTGCTACCGATGTACCAACTTACGTTGAATATGGAGCGGCAGACATGGGTGTTGCTGGTAAAGATGTATTGATGGAAGCCAGTGCTTCAGGTCAAACCAATAGCCTTTATGAACCGTTAGACTTAAACATAGCCACTTGTCGATTGATGACAGCCGCATTGAAAGGGGCGAAGCAACCTGAGGGCCGCATTAAAGTCGCGTCTAAATTTGTGAGTCTAACCAAGCGCTATTTTGCAGAACAGGGTCGTCAAGCGGATATCATCAAACTTTACGGTGGCATGGAACTAGCCCCGATCATGGGGCTGGCGGATTTGATTGTGGACATTGTTGATACCGGTAATACTTTGAAAGCTAATGGCTTAGAAGAGCGCGATTTAATTGCACCCATTAGCTCTCGTTTGGTGGTCGGAAAAGCAGCTATGAAAATGAAGCATCAGCAAATTCAGCCCATTATAGAAAAACTATCTGCTGCGGTTGACCGTAGAAGATAGACACTGTGTGAAGTAAACACTTGAGGTCATTATGACATTAGACATGCGTATTTTAGATACCCAAAATGCTGGCTTTGAAACAGAGCTAGATAACCTTTTGGCTTGGGAAGCAGTGAGCGACAACCAAGTTCAGCATACGGTTTTGGATATCTTGCATCATGTCAAAACTCAAGGCGATGCAGCGGTGATTGAATACACCAATAAATTTGATCGCTTAACGGCCAAAGCCATGACCGAATTAGAAATCGGTCAGGAGCAACTGCAAGCCGCACTTGATGGCCTACCTGATGATCAACGTGTGGCTTTGCAAGAAGCGGCTGCGCGTGTGCGTCGCTATCACGAAAAGCAAAAGCAAGATTCTTGGAAGTATACAGAGGACGACGGCACCATGTTAGGCCAACAAGTTCGTCCAATGGATCGCGTCGGTATTTATGTACCAGGCGGTAAAGCCGCTTATCCATCTAGTGTTCTAATGAATGCGTTGCCGGCTCATGTGGCAGGTGTTGATGAAATCATAATGGTCGTACCCACGCCGGATGGCGAAGTAAACCAATTGGTTCTAGCCGCGGCTGCTGTAGCGGGTGTCACCCGTTGCTTTACCATTGGTGGTGCGCAAGCCGTTGCCGCATTGGCTTATGGTACTGAAACGATTCCTAAAGTGGATAAGATAGTAGGCCCAGGCAACATTTTTGTCGCCACCGCCAAACGCTTTGTGTTTGGTGAAGTAGGTATCGATATGATCGCCGGCCCATCTGAAATTCTTGTCGTGTGTGATGGTAAAACCGATCCAGACTGGATAGCTATGGATTTGTTTAGCCAAGCGGAACACGACGAAGATGCACAGTCGATACTTTTAAGCTGGGATCAAGATTACATTGATGCAGTAAAAGCCAGTATTGAAAAACTATTACCGACTATGGAACGTGCCGATATTATTCGGGCTTCGTTATCTGAACGCGGCGCATTGATCAAAGTAAAAGATCAAGCGGACGCTGTGAAAATTGCTAACCGAATTGCCCCTGAGCATTTGGAACTATCAGTTGAAGATCCAGAAGCTATGGCCCAAGAGATTCGTCATGCTGGCGCTATCTTTATGGGACGCTATACCGCAGAAGCGCTAGGCGATTATTGCGCTGGCCCTAACCACGTATTGCCAACATCAGGCACAGCACGTTTCTCAAGTCCGTTGGGTGTTTATGACTTTCAAAAGCGCAGCTCGTTGATTATGTGCAGCGCAGACGGTGCCAGCGAATTGGGTAAAGTAGCGTCTGTATTGGCGCGGGGTGAATATCTCACAGCCCACGCCCGATCGGCTGAATATCGAATCAAAGATTAATAGCGCGGTGCAATAATTCGTAGCGTCTATCGTTATACTTTAAAACCCTAATGTTTATTAAAACTTAGGGTTTTTGTTTAAGAGTGATCATCATGTCTCGTGTAAAAAAACTCATTCGCCAAGAAATACTCGACTTAACTGCATACCCAGTCCCTAATGCCAACGGCATGATTAAACTGGATGCTATGGAGAATCCATACTCTTGGCCAGCCGTGGCAAAAGAAGCATGGACAGATCTACTGAAAGACCTACCACTTAATCGTTATCCTGATGCGTCTGCCGAGCAACTAAAACTAGGTTTAAAAGATGCCATGGGCATTGATGATAAGTTTGATGTGTTGCTGGGCAACGGTAGTGACGAAATCATTCAAATGCTGGCTATGGCCGTGGCAAAACCTGGTGCAACCATTCTTGCGCCAGAACCGGGTTTTGTTATGTATAAAATGATTGCTACATTTTGTGGCTTAAATTATGTCGGTGTACCACTAACCGCAGATTTTGAACTGGATGAAACGGCCATGCTTGAAGCGGTAAACGAGCATCAACCGGAACTGATTTTCTTAGCGCAGCCAAATAATCCAACGGGCAACTTATGGGACCGTGATGTCATCACGCGCATTATCGAAGCCAGTAAAGGCTTGGTGATAATGGATGAAGCTTACACAGCGTTCACTGATGAAGAACACTTAGATCTTCTAGACGAGCATGAACATGTATTAGTTATGCGCACGTTGTCAAAAGTCGGCCTTGCGGGCTTGCGTTTGGGCTTATTAATTGGCCGCTCTGAGTGGCTTAATGAGTTAGAAAAAATTCGCATGCCATACAATATCAATATGCTAACGCAAGCCAGTGCGTTATTTGCTTTAGAAAACTACGACATGCTGATGATTCAAACAGAGCAACTTCGCGTGGACCGTGTTGTATTGATGAAGGATCTGGCAGCAATACAAGGGGTTCAGGTTTTCCCAAGTGAAGCTAATTTTATTTTGGTGCGTGTACCGGAAGGTATGGCGCGAAATTGGTTTGAAGGCTTAAAGGAGCGCAATATTCTAATCAAGTGTTTAGATGGCGGTCATCCACTTCTGAAAGACTGCTTACGTATTACCGTTGGCACGACAGAGCAAAATGAAAAACTGATTGAAGCCTTAAGTACCATTGCTCAATCTGGCGCGGTTCATTAACCGCGCTCATCCTTTTTTTTGCTGCCCTTATTTTCGTTGACCAAGTGTTGCTTGGGTTTCACGATATTGGCCATCACGAATAAAGCGCATGGAAATAATGTCACCAGGCATTAGGTTGGCAATCTGACGCATGGTATCTGTGCCTTTTTCAGCGGCTTGGCCGTTAAAGTGAGTAACGATATCTCCCTCTATTAACCCGGCTTTCTCTGCAGGGCCTCCCGTCGCAACACCTACCACTACTTGACCTTGTAATTCTGTGGGTAGCCCAAAAGCCTGTTTGATCTGATCGCTGAGCTCTTGTGTCTCCAAGCCTAGCCAACCACGAATCACTTCACCATGCTCTAACAAATCGACAGCTACCTTCATGGCGTTTTTCAATGGGATCGCAAAACTTATGCCCTGATAGCCACCACTTTGACTGTAAATGGCAGTATTAATCCCTACTAGTTCACCCATAGCATTGACCAATGCTCCTCCAGAGTTACCAGGATTTACCGCCGCATCGGTTTGGATAAAGTCTTCATAAGTTGAGATCCCTAATTGGTTTCGACCAGTTGCAGAGACGATACCCATGGTTACTGTCTGGCCCACACCAAATGGATTACCAATGGCTAGAGTTACGTCACCCACATTGAGACTGGCGTCTTGAGCAAAAGGAATGACTGGTAGGTCTTCTAAATCGATCTTTAGTACCGCTACGTCAGTTGCCGCGTCGCTACCTACTACACGAGCGTTGCTAGTGCGGCCATCTTTTAACGCGACCAAGATTTCATCGGCGCCACTGATGACGTGTCGGTTGGTAAGTACAATGCCATCCTTGTGAATGATCACGCCAGAACCCAAGCTATTTTCAATCCGACTTTTAGGAACAGGAGTACGATTGAAGAACCGCTGGAAAAGCGGGTGATCTAATAAGGGATGTAAACGGCGCTGAATCGTCTTGCTAGTATAAATATTGACAACGGCCGGTGATGCCATCTCCACTGCATTTGCATAGCTGCGAACAGGGGCATGCTGGTGCGAGGTTTTATCGGGCACGAAATGCAAAGCCAAGCTTGCGATCACCAAACCCATAAGTATTGACCATGAAATGTAACCGGGCTTTTGCATCTTGCTTCCAAATCCTGAAAAATGGACCCTAGTGTACAAAAATGGGTGTGTGATATGAAGCTTCAAGAATTAGTGAGTTATTTGAATCGTGAACTGAATGCCTCTGCTTTCGCCGACTATTGTCCAAATGGTTTGCAGGTGGAGGGTAAGTCCGAAGTGAAAAAGTTGGTAACTGGCGTCACTGCTTGTCAAGATCTCATCGATGCGGCCATTGATGAAAAAGCGGATGCGATTTTTGTTCATCATGGCTATTTTTGGAAAGGTGAGCCTCAAGCCATTGCGGGTATGAAAAAAAATCGCATTCAAGCACTGTTAAAGCATGATATTAGTTTATTAGCCTATCATTTGCCTTTAGATTGCCATGCCGCTTGGGGTAATAATGTTCAGCTTGCTCAGGTATTAGATTTCGAAGTGACAGGACCTTTAGACCCGTCTAACCCGAAAACTCCGGGCAATATCGGTCGCCTAAAGCACGCAATGAAAGCTTCGGAATTGGCGACGCATATCGGTGAACGACTGAATCGCATGCCGCAACACATTGGTGAAGACAGTGATTTAATTGAAACCATTGCTTGGTGTACTGGCGGCGCACAAGGCTATATGAGTTATGCCATGGAGCAGGGGATCGACGCCTATTTAACTGGGGAGATTAATGAACCTGTTGTACAT from Bermanella marisrubri carries:
- the murA gene encoding UDP-N-acetylglucosamine 1-carboxyvinyltransferase, with the protein product MDKLIIQGGYPLNGEIRISGAKNSALPIIAATLLADTPITIGNLPHLHDVTTMINLLGTMGVDVIMGEEYSIEVDSNKIETYVAPYELVKTMRASILVLGPLLARFGEAEVSLPGGCAIGSRPVDIHLSGLEAMGANIKVEDGYVKATVDGRLKGAHIFMDTVTVTGTENLLMAAVLADGTTYLENAAREPEVVDLAECLISMGAKITGHGTDVIKVEGVESLHGGRYDVMPDRIETGTFLVAAAATGGKVLLKDTRADILESVIHKLEEAGAAVEVGEDWISLDMTGRQLKAVSLKTAPYPAFPTDMQAQFLVMNVVAEGTASVTETIFENRFMHVQELARMGAHIELQGNTCITRGGDKLKGAPVMATDLRASASLVIAAILAEGETVVDRIYHIDRGYECIEEKLQLLGANIRRVPK
- the hisG gene encoding ATP phosphoribosyltransferase — translated: MSQQPLTIALSKGRILDDTLPLFEEAGIVPAEDIKKSRKLIFDTNHDHIKLVVIRATDVPTYVEYGAADMGVAGKDVLMEASASGQTNSLYEPLDLNIATCRLMTAALKGAKQPEGRIKVASKFVSLTKRYFAEQGRQADIIKLYGGMELAPIMGLADLIVDIVDTGNTLKANGLEERDLIAPISSRLVVGKAAMKMKHQQIQPIIEKLSAAVDRRR
- the hisD gene encoding histidinol dehydrogenase — translated: MTLDMRILDTQNAGFETELDNLLAWEAVSDNQVQHTVLDILHHVKTQGDAAVIEYTNKFDRLTAKAMTELEIGQEQLQAALDGLPDDQRVALQEAAARVRRYHEKQKQDSWKYTEDDGTMLGQQVRPMDRVGIYVPGGKAAYPSSVLMNALPAHVAGVDEIIMVVPTPDGEVNQLVLAAAAVAGVTRCFTIGGAQAVAALAYGTETIPKVDKIVGPGNIFVATAKRFVFGEVGIDMIAGPSEILVVCDGKTDPDWIAMDLFSQAEHDEDAQSILLSWDQDYIDAVKASIEKLLPTMERADIIRASLSERGALIKVKDQADAVKIANRIAPEHLELSVEDPEAMAQEIRHAGAIFMGRYTAEALGDYCAGPNHVLPTSGTARFSSPLGVYDFQKRSSLIMCSADGASELGKVASVLARGEYLTAHARSAEYRIKD
- the hisC gene encoding histidinol-phosphate transaminase, translating into MSRVKKLIRQEILDLTAYPVPNANGMIKLDAMENPYSWPAVAKEAWTDLLKDLPLNRYPDASAEQLKLGLKDAMGIDDKFDVLLGNGSDEIIQMLAMAVAKPGATILAPEPGFVMYKMIATFCGLNYVGVPLTADFELDETAMLEAVNEHQPELIFLAQPNNPTGNLWDRDVITRIIEASKGLVIMDEAYTAFTDEEHLDLLDEHEHVLVMRTLSKVGLAGLRLGLLIGRSEWLNELEKIRMPYNINMLTQASALFALENYDMLMIQTEQLRVDRVVLMKDLAAIQGVQVFPSEANFILVRVPEGMARNWFEGLKERNILIKCLDGGHPLLKDCLRITVGTTEQNEKLIEALSTIAQSGAVH
- a CDS encoding trypsin-like peptidase domain-containing protein → MQKPGYISWSILMGLVIASLALHFVPDKTSHQHAPVRSYANAVEMASPAVVNIYTSKTIQRRLHPLLDHPLFQRFFNRTPVPKSRIENSLGSGVIIHKDGIVLTNRHVISGADEILVALKDGRTSNARVVGSDAATDVAVLKIDLEDLPVIPFAQDASLNVGDVTLAIGNPFGVGQTVTMGIVSATGRNQLGISTYEDFIQTDAAVNPGNSGGALVNAMGELVGINTAIYSQSGGYQGISFAIPLKNAMKVAVDLLEHGEVIRGWLGLETQELSDQIKQAFGLPTELQGQVVVGVATGGPAEKAGLIEGDIVTHFNGQAAEKGTDTMRQIANLMPGDIISMRFIRDGQYRETQATLGQRK
- a CDS encoding Nif3-like dinuclear metal center hexameric protein, producing the protein MKLQELVSYLNRELNASAFADYCPNGLQVEGKSEVKKLVTGVTACQDLIDAAIDEKADAIFVHHGYFWKGEPQAIAGMKKNRIQALLKHDISLLAYHLPLDCHAAWGNNVQLAQVLDFEVTGPLDPSNPKTPGNIGRLKHAMKASELATHIGERLNRMPQHIGEDSDLIETIAWCTGGAQGYMSYAMEQGIDAYLTGEINEPVVHNARETGCHFYAAGHHATERYGAKAVGEHLAQEFGLDVSFIDIDNPA